The Canis aureus isolate CA01 chromosome 15, VMU_Caureus_v.1.0, whole genome shotgun sequence genome includes the window cactgagcctccttccacagtttggctattgtggacattgctgctagaaacattggggtgcaggtgtcccggcgtttccctgcatctatatctttggggtaaatccccagcagtgcaattgctgggtcttagggcagttctatttttaactatttgaagaacctccacagttttccagagtggctgcaccaggtcacgttcccaccaacagtgcaggagggttcccctttctccacatcctctccaaatttgtggtttcctgtcttgttaatttcccccattctcactggtgtgaggtggtatctcatggtggttttgatttgtatttccctgatggcaagtgatgcagagcattttctcatgtgcgtgttggccatgtctatgtcttccgctgtgagatttctgtttaagtctgttgcccatttcatgattggattgtttgtttctttgctgttgagtttaagaagttctttatagatcttggaaactagccctttatctgatacgtcttttgcaaatatcttctcccattctgtaggttgtcttttagttttgttgactgtttctttgctatgcaaaagcttcttatcttgatgaagtcccaatagttcatttttgcttttgtttcccttgccttcatggatgtatcttgcaagaagttgccatggccaagttcaaaaagggtgttgctgtgttctcctctaggattttgatggaatcttgtctcacatttagatctttcatccattttgagtttatctttgtgtctggtggaagagagtggtctagtttctttcttctgcatgtggatgtccaattttcccagcaccatttactgaagagactgtcttttttccagtggatagtcttccctcctttgtcgaatattagttgaccttaaagtcgagggcccacttctggattctctattctgttccattgatctatgtgtctttttttgtgccaggaccacactgtcttgatgaccacagctttgtagtacaacctgaaatctggcattgtgatgcccccagctatggttttctttttcaataaatcccTGGGTATTcgaagtcttttctgattccacactaatcttaagataatttgttccaactctctgaagaaagtccatggtattttaataaggattgcattgaatgtgtaaattgccctgggtagcattgacattttcacaatattaattcttccaatccatgggcatggaatatatttccatctctttgtgtcttcctcaatttctttcagaagtgttctgtggtttttcaggtatagatcctttacccctttggttaggttgattcctagatatcttatgcttttgggtgcaattgtaaatgggattgactccttaatttctctttcttcagacttattgttagtgtatacaaatgccactgactttgggcattgattttgtatcctgccacactgccaaattgctgtacgagttctagcaatcttggggtggaggcttttgggttttctatgtacagtatcatgtcatctgggaagagggagagtttgacttcttctttgccaatttgaatgccttttatttatttttgttgcctgattgctgaagctaggacttctagtactatattgaatagcaatggtgagagtggacaaccctgtctcatccctgatcttaggggaaaggctcccagtgtttccccattgagaatgacatttgtttgggtttttcgtagacggcttttaagatgctgaggaatggtccctctatccctacactctgaagagttttgatcgggaatggatgctatattttgtcaaatgctttctctgcatctattgaaaggatcatacggttcttgttttttctcttgatgatctgatcaatcacactgattgctttacgagtgttgaaccagccttgcatcccggggataaatcccacttggtcatggtgaataatcttcttaatgtattgttggatcctattggctggtatctcgttgagaatgtttgcatctgtgttcctcagggatattggtctctaattctcctttttggtggggtctttgtctggttttgggattaaggtgatgctggcctcatagaggaagtttggaagtactccatctctttctgtcttttaaacagctgtagtagaataggtacagtctcttctttaagtgtttgatagaattccccagggaagccatctggacctggactttttgtgtcttgggaggtttatgatgactgcttcaatttcctccctggttatcggcctgttcaggttttctatttcttcctgttccagttttggtagtttgtggttctccagaaatctgtccatttcttctagattgcctaatttattggcgtatagctgctcataataagttttaaaaattgtttgcatttccttggtgttggtgctgatctctcctttctcattcatgattttattaatttgagtcttttctgtcttctttttaataaggctggctaatggtttatctatcttattaattctttcaaagaaccatctcctggttttgttgatctgttccacagttcttctggtctcgatttcattgagttctgctcgaatctttattaactctcttcttctgcggggtgtaggatctatttgctgttctgtctccagctcctttaagtgcaaggttagctttcgtatttgggttctctccagtttttcaatggatgcttgtattgcgatgtatttccccctcaggactgcttttgctacatcccaaagattctcattagtttccatgaatcttttaaattcttctctgatttcctggttgaccctttcatcttttagcaggatggtccttaacctccacgtttgaaattcttccaaacttcttcttgtgatatagttctagtttcaaagcattatggtctgaaactctgcaggggacaatcccaatcttttggtatccgttaagacctgatgtgtgacccagtatgtggtctattctggagaaagctccatgtgcacttgagaagaacgtgtattcagctgcatttggatgtaaagttctgtaactatctgtgaaatccatctggtccagtgaagcatttaaagctcttgtttctttggagatgttgtgcttagaagacctgtcaattgtagaaagtgctatattccagtcaccaagtataagtgttttattatttaagtatgtcttaactttggttattaattgactgatatacttggcggcttccacattcggggcataaatattcatgattgttaggtcctcttgttggatagatccttttagtatgatatagtgtccctcttcatctctcactacagtctttgggacacactttaatttctctgatataaggatggctacccctgctttcttttgaggaccatttgaatggtccatggttctccaaccttttattttcaggctgtaggtgtccttttgtccaaaatgagtctcttgaagacagcaaatagatgggtcttgcttttttatccagtctgaaaccctgcaccttctgatgggatcattaagcccattcacgttcagagttactattgaaagatacggatttagtgtcattatgatacctattcagtccctgtttttgtggattgttcccttggacctcctctttcttttacagtgtcccccttaatatttctggcagagccagcttggtggtcacatattctttcagtttctgcctatcttggaagctctttatctctcctgctattctgaatgagagccttgctggataaagtattcttggctgcaggttcttttcatttaggaacCTGACTATATCCTGCTGACGCTTTctcgcctgccaggtctctgtggagaggtctgctgttgtcctaatgcttctccccataaaagttagtgatttcttatctcttgctgctttaaggatcttctctttatgtttggaatttgcaaagcttcactattaaatgtcgaggtgttgacgatttttattgattttagggggggggatctctctatctcctggatctgaatgcctattacCCTCCcccagttagggaagttctcagctatgatttgttcaaatacagtttctggacctctgtcccttgcggcgccctcaggaaccccaattaaacgtagatttttccttctgaggctgtgatttatttcccttaacctatcctcatggtcttttaattgtctttctatttttttactcagtttccatacttgccatcaacttgtcttctatgtcactcactcgttcttctacctcgttaacccttgtcgttaggacctccagttttgattgcatctcatttaattgatttttaattttggcctgattacatctaaattctgcagtcatgaagtctcttgaatcttttatgcttttttctagagccaccagtacttgtataatagtgcttctgaattggctttctgacattgaattgtattcgaaattttgtaactctgtgggagagaggactgtttctgatttttagtattgaggtgagtttttccttctagtcagtttgctcagtgcagagtggccaacaacatgttgtactggaaaaaggagaaaaagggggaaaaaaagaagaaataaaaaagaataaaaaagggggtggggaaacaacagaaacaaacagaaaagaaaaaacaaggggagtatcctctgattccatatactgtaaatcccttgacttcccctggaactttccaggctgcttggtcaataacttgcttttcctctgaccttcgagctggtcttctgggggaggggcctgctgtgctgattctcaggtgtgtgcacctgggggagctgcccagccctctACCAGGTCTACAATTCAGTGGGAttctttatcctgtgaggcccctgctcaggcccaggtacagggtgacaccaggagggacaaccacagTAGCGGCGGCCAGctgtccagctctggagtcagctcccacagtaactactgcagctcccaatGTGCAGGGGTCTGGGTGCTCCGGGCTAGGGGcacgatctgcacagctcggggccacccGGCGGCAGGAGAGACCTGGCTGTCCtttgtcctcccggcctctgcctgtgctGGGGGAGCCCCAGATCCTCAGCTGTGTCTCCcagtgccctgggatctggggcctctgacactgtgaatggacctaaagtaccacgatgtgtaatttaaaagcatcagagtcaattttgtgtgaagttaacttatcctttattgcAATAAAACTCTATAAGCTATTATAcaggttaaagaaaaactcaaaaaatagaaacagtgaaATAACAGGGGAGGGCAAGCCTCTGTTGGGCTGTAGCCATCACGAGCCCCGCGGTGGGAGCTGGGGTGGGCCCCCGAGGTGGTCAGGGGGCTGCTAACGGATCGAAGCAGGTTGTTCCGGAGGCAGGTTGCAGGTCTGGCCCTCTGGGGACCCCGATTGCAGGCACCAGGGCCTACTCTTCCGGGGTGGCCATGGGAGCAGGTGGCTCCTCCTCATCGGGGCAGGGAACCATAGGTTCGACCAGCACGTGCACCACCTTCACCTCAGGAGCCAGCATCTCTGCCTTGACCAAGTCCTCATCTCCAGCAGCCACTATCCCTTCAGACCCGGAACCTTCCCCAGGCTCCACAGttggagctggggcgggctcctCGGGTGGTTCAACAGGTTGCTCCATCCCCGAGGCCAGTTGCTCCATCGAGTTAGGAGGTGGCTGGGGCACATCCACGACCTCGAGAGCAGGGGGtggtgcctgctcctcctccagggctcccaggggtgAAGGGGGCTCCTGCAGCGcagcagtgaccactatctgcaggggctttGCCTCCCCAGCAGGCGGCTCATCGcaggccaagccctcagccccagcagccaggccccacggggcagcaggccccacggTCGGAGCTGGGGTGCACTCCAGAGTGGGTTCAGGGTGTTTTCCTCGGGCCGAAGCTGTagatccaagaagacaaagtatcaccacCAGGACAGACTGTCCACGTCCCTCCCAAAtcaaggccactcttcccaccACTCGACGTGTGTGagggcaagagccctgggaggtgtccccaggctgcagcccgtggggtggggtgtgagcccaccccctgctcctggTCCAGCAGCAAGGAGGCTGGATCTGCGGCCCCCCCCATCCCCAGTTCGGCCACCCccagtcctcctcacccccagcctctcgcTCTGCTGCATGGAGGCGTCTGAATTGCCTCAGGTGACGCAGGGCCCGGAGATGCgcatctgtgcctggcatgtgctgtcttaACAATTCCAGGAGTTTTATAAGGGAGGGACATTCTGGGAACTGATGAAAGTCGTCCCCATAATAATTCAGCCATATTTCCATCATGAAGGacatggccctggggagggacaggcgggaacaggcatcagaagacagggctctgtcacatgcaggtgtcccagggaagccctgcaggacccggcCTTCCGCGCAGGGTGTCGGAGACCAGTCCTGCTCCTCATCCCcctgccacctggtggtcctgcctgccacaggcctgctccccaaggaggggctgggatgcaacctctgtgtggggagcccaggcccagcggggtgaccatcagcgtctctcctggggaagcagggctccctcctcagcctggtccctgcccacctgccccttaaGTCCACGGGCAGGCATCAGGGGAcggggggcgtctggcctgtcattgccctcactgcacacactgttgCTCTGGGAAGCTCtaaggcaggagggctcgggctctgtgtcctgccaggccttgacAGGAGCCGCCCGGGACCGCCAccttccttcctgtgtctctgtgctgcctccctcccgaggggcccccgggggtgtccttccactgactctaatctcccttctcccacggggcgggggccgcctggtccgggagccctcaccggccctcctgagcacctgctgttcccccgggtccaggtgccaccagactGGGGAGtacgatgctccccaccccctctgctctgggctccaggtgtggggcagagggagggttGGGGGGGCATGGAGAAGGTCTCCCTGAGAGGTCTcagtgcctcccaccaagcccaCACCCCATCCACCACTCTCCTTTGCTCTTTACCAGAAGGGGCATTAGACCTTTTCCCTGTCacgggaattgcagatgtgtggggtgagggggcagcccccccaccgccccacagccccttcgctgccctccaggagagggaaggccctcctgcaggagctggagtcactcacagtttccagcacTGCAGGACCACATCGTTGTTACCCCACGCATCTGCGATGCACCCATACCTAGAGGAGAGCAGGGACATCCCATGAATCGTCCTGTGGACGCGACCTCTCATCATAGGGGCTtcaccctctgaccccgactAGGCCTTGCCCCGGGGGCAGTCAGCTTTGTGCCCCGGGGGCAGTCAGCTTtgtgcgtggggccacgggcagctcccggagaagtgcccgcacctgctggggcctcctgaaggcttgagcatgaaagagctctggccaggcccatggcccataTCTTAGTGGGCTTGGGGGGTCCCGGGGTTCCCCTgtctggctgccccaggacacagacccccgatggactctcaaacctccctttcaatggggaaacaggccgctcagaccctggtgatggggggggcggggaggaggcacaggcctggtcacgggggaggaggacggctgctgagcacaggcacagcccctctggctgacccgccacaggccaggccccggggctgccctccaggaccccgctaggccctgggggaccctgctccaggcgggggagcagcccgaggccgggaagctcacaccatccccagcctccccagcagcaggtggcccagccctgggctgcggaggggcaggtgctcactcggtgaacagcaggtccagcacctcgtccgtggtgGCGAATGTACGATAATCCTCTAAAAAGCTGAAGACGTAGATGACGTCCCtgcgctgcaaggcgagcagcagttgtcggactttgtactccagcagctccgtccgggTGAGCTTGGTCAGGACGATCTGATGCCCCttcccggccgcggcccctgcaccctgaggtgggacgGAGGGGACGAGCAGCCTGCAGGGAGTCGCCGGGAGGCCTGGGATCCCAccccggcaggccctgcgctggggccccgtgggcttgaggagctggggctccctctcccgctcaagctccctgcctgtctcttacacaaacaggaccaactatgcaataaagaaacaatctcagaggataaatgttcaaaatatttggatcatTACAAGGacctccagagacacagagagagagaccgagagaggcagccacacagacagagggagaagcagcccgtgcagggggcccaggtggggctcgatcccaggcctcggagatcaggcctgggggaaggcaggcgctaacccccgggcgaccaggcctcccctgagggctctattctgatgttcccacacatctgtgcgcagggactctgcatctggcccaggcaggggcagggccatgggggcaggtgtggggaggaggggatccagactcatgtgggagcaggagtgtcggggggcccagggggtagcaggctggcttctgggacccggggtcCTTCCTGCCGCATCGGGGCCcgggtgtcggggggcccagcccctgcactcaccctgagcCCGTGCTGGCCTCCATTAGCTGcgcagggcacctccctgctcctggaggcggtggggcagacgaccccttcctcccgctcgcgccccacgacccgggtggagctctgtggagacagtgcccggcagccaggcaggaggcctcagcacccggtctggccccctcggctgggccgcacccccagctgcctccacccagacaccccacagtgCAGGCGGCACCCACCGCCCCTGGGAACAGCAAAGGGATGCGGCTGCAGGGCCTCGGAGTGACTCTGGGTCGGGTAGAGGACCTCAAgaaccctgtttcccccctgcccaccttgacatcagggtgaccctgaagggatccccggggaaTGTGCCGCCCTGCAGCGTCCCCCAGCCTGGatgggacctgcccacacatccctggttccctgaacctgaggaggaggggatgaggctcccaggatggtggcacagggggcctggcctggcctgcgctgtgttacctgacggcgcctcctGATCACCGCCCTGACACCTTGGTACCTATGCTGGAGCCACTGCCTACAGCATAGGAACAAGccgcacccctggggttcctgggagccagagcccccagacgtgggccggcagcaagagaacatcttctagtagcagatgtctccagccaagtgagcctgagctggggctgcactggatgTGGGCGCCTGGTTACGGGGGTTCcgagttctgttgggctctgtgacacggcagtgacctcacttcctgggaacccctccctgacccactcctggaggaagctgcaggggcatCGCTCGTGCTGCCGAcgcccccctccctgcaggcaatagcctgtgcacacagtgacacaaccacacccctgtccacaggccccagggaaggactgtgtgcacccagggccccagcttggacacacacctgggttcagacacgACTGTCCAGTCTTCCCCGGTTTGACCCCGGAGAAGCCGTTGTGCCCGTCGGGGATGGTCTGCATCTTGCCTGTGGGATAGGGAGTGTCCTAGCGGGTGCTTCCCCCAGACGTCCCAGGCCACTGAGGCCTCATATCTATGACCTTGGAGGCAggtgtcacctgcaggacatacctccacccacacgttcttccttggtgtgtacatgcATCCAGGCCCACGAGGTCCTGTGTGCACAAGACTAACACACTAATGTTACCTATATGGCAGGGCTGTTTACCtgtaaaatactgcaaaaaactACCTATTACAATGTCTGCTATTTATTGCTGTCACCAGTGATGTCGATgataagagtcttttaaaaagatacttttaagATTATACTTTATTATACAGCTCTAAAACCacacatgttttaaaatcctaaatccaCATTGGGCCAGAACAGCTGGCTGATAAATAGATTACATTCCAAATATGTGTCAGTAGACACCattagccaaattaaaaaaaaaaaagaataatagaaaaagagaggcacTTTCTAGGGACAGTGTCCTTTACATCTCAAGACTATGTCTTGTTTTTTACATGTGGTATCTTATAGTAGTTggaatttttggtattttaaataaagggattattttcctcaaacacacacacacacacacatgggcaccggtaccctcattctggaggcccagaagatgacagtccccccggggcagggatgggcaatagCTCCCCACGATCCTAGGCTtctgaatccaaggcaaaccctacagAAGGTGTCAGGGTCTTGGCCTAGAATGGGTGAGGCCGTCCTCATCCTGAACCCCTGCCTGTCGTGCGTTCCGGGCCCTTCCCTCGTTTCCCCTGGGTGAGCTGTGGACGGTGGTGCCCCCAGTGGGTCGCCCTGACCTGGGCCCTAGGAAACCTGCCGTCAGTCGCAGAACTGAACGTAGACAGGAGGCCCTGACTCTCCAGCCTGACCCCGACTGAACTGAAATCATGTGGTGTGTGCACGCACACTGACCGAGAAACAGAGACACggacacacacgcagacacatgtGCAGAACCAGGAAGTTGGCAGAGGAGAAGCGACATCATTgaagatcattaaataaaaaaagaaagaaagctgaatctcgaatggagaaaatggagcaattaaaatagaatcatgaaaaaataattcatcaaaccaaaaagcagaaagagggatAAAGAGGCAGGAGCACATCGGTGACACAAAGCGGCAAGCCTCGAATGTGAGGATGATCGTGCCTCACGGACTCCACGGAACACAAGTCGAGCAACAAGCAGCACCTTCCAGCAAAGGCCTAAGTggattattttgtgttgtttgtttttagttaaagatttttatttctttatccaagaaggtggatttatttatttctttatccatccgaaggtggatgctcaacccctgagtcactcGGGGGGTCTAGACTAAGCTACTTAAAATGTTCAAGTGATTGTGAATACTGTTTGTAATGTGGTAAAATTTCTGTTTACtaagaaagagagggcagcctgggtggctcagcggcttagtgctgccttcggcccagggcctgatcctggagtcccgggatcgagtcccacatcggcctccctgcatggagcctgcttctccctctgcctgagtctctgcctctctctctgtgtgtctctcataaataaataaaaatcagtatataccacattttctttatccatttatctttgatggacatttgagttgctccCACCCCTTGGCTATGATAAAGAATGCTTCTATGAAGATGGAGGTCTCTCGgagactttatttctctttcttttttttccatcttcttaccTTAATAGAAGCGCGAACActtctcactgtagtattccagctgttctctctttaaatctcaggccgaattcataggttttcaggatgatttgaaagttatctaggtaagtgggtggggacaggtgacctggggaccctactcttccgccatcttgccccgcctcctaaaaaatcttaaataactgactaaaaactattagaaatggtGGAAGAGTTCAGTAAGCATTGCACATAAAAGATCAATCTCCAAAAATCAACTGTATATCTACATACTttcaatgaacaatccaaaaataaaatttgaaaaaataaacccatttacaagagcatcaaaaatatataaataaaattctgaggaATAAACTTTACAAAAGAAGCTTATAACCCaatttctgaaaactacaaacactatttaaggaaattgaagatctaaatatttggaaaaaatcatatatttatgcaCTGAAAAATTTAACATTGTTTCATAGCACCCCTGGTCCAAATTATCTCCAGATTCTATTACCTTCCAATAAGTAGATAAACATTCTCACACTCAGATGGAATT containing:
- the LOC144284134 gene encoding ral guanine nucleotide dissociation stimulator-like; the protein is MRQEGPRGAGAAAGKGHQIVLTKLTRTELLEYKVRQLLLALQRRDVIYVFSFLEDYRTFATTDEVLDLLFTEYGCIADAWGNNDVVLQCWKL